CCGGCACATCCTGCGCTTCCCCGCCCGCGCCGCCCTGCGTCTCGCCGCCCGCGCTACCGCTGGCACTGCCTTGACCATCCGTTGCCTGACCGCTCGTCTCCGGGCCGGCCGTTCCTTGAGAACCCCCACCCTCACCGGCGGCCTCAGGACAGGGAACGGCCAGGGTAAAGGGGTGGGCCTCACCCCGGGCCATGAGCAGCCCCTCGTCGAGGGGCGGGGGGAGAAAGCCCACCAGCCGGTCCCGGGCGAACAGGGCCAGGCCCGCCGGCACCGGGTTGATGGTATCCCGGGTGCGGCCGGTGGCCACCACCGGCAGGAAGGGGTCGATGCCCGGCGTATCAAGCCAGCGCAGCACGGTGTTGCCGTCCACCACCCGGATGGTTCCTGGCCTGTTCTTCCGGCCCAGGGCATCGAAGGAACGGGCCAGGGAGCGATCCAGGGCGGGTTGCAACAACTCCAGCAAGCTGCCCGCCTCGCCCCGCACCACGTAAAGGGACGCCTTGCGCTCCACCCGGTAACTGCGGGAGATCATCTCCAGCAGGGGCCGTAGGCCCGACCGGGCGGCCGGCTCCCCGATGAGGATGTGGTCGGTAAAGGACCAGCGGACCTCCCGCGGCACGCTGCGGTCCAGGGACTCGGCGGCCATGCGCGGGGTCTGGCCGGGCGCCGACCGGAACAGCGTGTTGCGACTCATGCCCGGCCCTCCTGCGCCGCCCCCTCCCACCGACGCCGGCAGGACCAGCTCGGGCACGGGGATCGCCACCGTCCAGAGGTAGCGTCCTGCAGGGTTCCGGTCCAGGGCGGCCACCGTAATGAAGGCCAGGTCGTTGACCTCGTTGTAGCCCCAGCATCCACCCAGCGTCAGGGCACTCAGAATCAGGACGAACCCGGCCCGCCAGCGGCCCCCGCGGCTCATCATCACGGCATCCGCCCCCCGGCAGGCTCCCTGCCGGCGGCGGCGGCGCGTCCGGCTTCGGGAGCCTCGTCGCCCTGGGGTGCCGGGCCGGAACCCGGACGGTGCCGCCCGGCGGGCATACCCTCCGGTGCCTGTCCCAGGGATCGTTCCTCCGCCCTTCCCGCCGCCCGTCCCGCCCGGGCGGGCAGCAGGCCGGCCACCAGCCCCGCCACCAGCCCGGCCATCCCCACCAGGGGCCAGACCCGGGTAAATTGCCAGTCCCAGCGCTCGCTGTCGGGAAAGAGGATGGCCGCCACGGCGACCGCTGCCAGGGTCATCAGCCCGTGGACCGGTCCCTGCCACCGCTCGGTGAGCCCCAGGCCCGCTCGTGCCGTCACCCCCGCCGCGTAGACGAAGAGGGCCAGCTTCAGGGCGATGCCCAGCAGCCATGCTGAAATCGTGAACACCTCCGGACGGGACATCACGGGCACGGGCCGGGCCAGCCGAGCCAGAATGAAGGTGGGGGCCACCGCCCGGGCCGTTTCCCCCGGCCCCAGCACGACGATGCCGGCCAGCGCCACACCGGCCAGCAGCACCACCATGCCCGCCGCGGCAAGCATCAGAGGCCGCAGAACACCATGGCGGGAGGACAGCCCGTCGGCAAAATAGGTCAGGATCAGGGTCTCGGCCGTGGCCGCCACCATCACCGGCAACCCTCCCAGCAACGGGCGCGCTCCCCCTTCCAGCAGCGGCAAGAGCTGGGCCCACTCCGCATTGCCCGGAAGGAGAATGAGCAGGTTCGTCGCCAGGGCCAGCACCATCACCGGCAGAACCAGCAGCCCCAGCCGGGCCAGGGTTTCTCGCCCGTACGCCACCAGGACCCACGTGGTCAGGGCCATGGTGGCATGAAAAGCCCACACCGGCGTCTCCGGGAAGACCACCACCGTGAGCAGCACCGTTTCGCCCAGAATGCCGCCGGCATGGTAGGTCGCATACGCCACCAGCACAGGGAGGACCAGCCACCGCATGAGCGGGTGAAACCGCAGGCGGTCAAGGGGCGTAAGCCCCGGGCGGAAGTAGAAGGCGTACCACGCCCCGACCACCAGGGCCACCACGGGGGTGCTGGCCAGCACGGCGAGCCAGGCGTCGCGGCCGGCGACGGCCGCCAGCGACCGCGGCAGGAAGAAGACCAGGGTGGCCAGCACCACCACGATCAGCAGGACCGCGATGGAGGCGGGATCAACCTGGTCACGGCGCGGCACGGCCGGTTCCTCCCCGCCGCCCCGCATACCCTGCACCTGCCCGAGGCCCGTCCTGGCCTTGCCTTCCCTGTGGCTCCGCACGGCTCCCTGGTGCCCACGGCCGGGCACGGTCTGGCCGTCCCCGCCCCTCTACATGGGCACCCCGTTCCCCTGGCCCGGCGAAACCTGGCCATTCCTTGCGCCGTGCCCGGCCTGTTCCTCCCCGCCGCCTGCCGCGGGCTCCTGCATCCCTTTGCGCGCCGTCCAAGCCTCGCCCCCGCCTCCTCACTGACCTGCGCCGGCGCCCGTGCCCTCGCGCCCGATCAGGGGCGGCTTGCCCCGCATCATCGCCCAGGGAGCGCGGACCAGGGCATCCTCCCAGCCCTGGGGACGATACGGAGCGTATGGCGTGAGGTAGGGCACTCCCACTGAACGCAGGGACACCATATGGGCCAGCACGATGAGGAAGGCCGTGACCAGCCCGTACATGCCCAGCACGGTCGCCACCCCCAGGAACACGTAGTGCAGAACGCGGAAGGGAATAGCCGCGCCGAAGGTGGGCAGGGCGAAGGCGGCCATGGCGCTGACCCCGATGAGGATCAGGGTCGGAGCGGTGACGATGCCCGCCCGCACCGCCGTATCCCCGATGACCAGGCCGCCGACGATGGTCAGGGCTCCGCCGACCTGGCGGGGGAGACGGGTCGTCGCCTCGCGCAGGATGTCAAAGACGAAGCTCAGCCCGGCGGCCTCCAGGGCCGTGGGTAAGGGCAGGGCTTCGCGGGACGCCGCCAGGGAAAAGAGGAACTCCCGGGGGATCAGCTCCTGGTTGTAGGTCGTCACGGCCACGTAGAGCGGGAGCCCCACGGTCATCAGCAGGACGGCGAAGAACCGGACCATGCGCAGGATGCCGGCGAAAGGCCA
This is a stretch of genomic DNA from Thermaerobacter sp. PB12/4term. It encodes these proteins:
- a CDS encoding Ger(x)C family spore germination C-terminal domain-containing protein, giving the protein MMSRGGRWRAGFVLILSALTLGGCWGYNEVNDLAFITVAALDRNPAGRYLWTVAIPVPELVLPASVGGGGAGGPGMSRNTLFRSAPGQTPRMAAESLDRSVPREVRWSFTDHILIGEPAARSGLRPLLEMISRSYRVERKASLYVVRGEAGSLLELLQPALDRSLARSFDALGRKNRPGTIRVVDGNTVLRWLDTPGIDPFLPVVATGRTRDTINPVPAGLALFARDRLVGFLPPPLDEGLLMARGEAHPFTLAVPCPEAAGEGGGSQGTAGPETSGQATDGQGSASGSAGGETQGGAGGEAQDVPVQPVVSLRIDRNEARIQVVETGPPPRVAVEVKLEGTLLEWQCPGGRVDRTRAMAVRRAVARQAQRQIRAALEQAAALGADPAGFGTALYRQDPAAWRALQAGWRRELRQLRPAVRVKFHLRSYDLTVSAP
- a CDS encoding GerAB/ArcD/ProY family transporter, giving the protein MPRRDQVDPASIAVLLIVVVLATLVFFLPRSLAAVAGRDAWLAVLASTPVVALVVGAWYAFYFRPGLTPLDRLRFHPLMRWLVLPVLVAYATYHAGGILGETVLLTVVVFPETPVWAFHATMALTTWVLVAYGRETLARLGLLVLPVMVLALATNLLILLPGNAEWAQLLPLLEGGARPLLGGLPVMVAATAETLILTYFADGLSSRHGVLRPLMLAAAGMVVLLAGVALAGIVVLGPGETARAVAPTFILARLARPVPVMSRPEVFTISAWLLGIALKLALFVYAAGVTARAGLGLTERWQGPVHGLMTLAAVAVAAILFPDSERWDWQFTRVWPLVGMAGLVAGLVAGLLPARAGRAAGRAEERSLGQAPEGMPAGRHRPGSGPAPQGDEAPEAGRAAAAGREPAGGRMP